A single window of Corvus hawaiiensis isolate bCorHaw1 chromosome 22, bCorHaw1.pri.cur, whole genome shotgun sequence DNA harbors:
- the LOC125336976 gene encoding uncharacterized protein LOC125336976 isoform X1 — protein MGLFPASLLGVEGALLPSRALFHSPDGLPEPRDNGKGRWEWAPGVGSTAGWRLWVFLQRDSLEAGSSKGIPWKHTVPKGFHGNTSFLLSCGCLSKGIPWKPTIPSFLCVFLQSNSLEAHNSKETPWKHIIPQGFHGNTQFPLSCGCLSKGIPWKHTIPAFLCVFLQSNSLEAHNSKEIPWKHNSRFPVGVCPKEFTGSTQFQRDSMEAHNSRGIPWKHTIPCSDSTLFLPPAVPGCSLASRNPTKTWNSVLPELYLPLIPIKAQLPKEFCSRGGRGASCSGVLLRARLLFPGKLRLEWGKPELLPPGIPSLPQTEAGMGQT, from the exons ATGGGGCTCTTCCCAGCCTCGCTGTTGGGAGTTGAGGGAGCTTTGCTTCCCTCCCGGGCTCTTTTCCACAGCCCTGATGGGCTCCCGGAGCCGCGGGATAACGGGAAGGGACGTTGGGAGTGGGCCCCAGGTGTGGGGAGCACTGCAGGCTGGCGTTTGTGGGTGTTTCTGCAGAGGGATTCCCTGGAAGCAGGCAGTTCCAAAGGGATTCCATGGAAACAC ACAGTTCCAAAGGGATTCCATGGAAACACGTcattcctgctttcctgtgggTGTTTGTCCAAAGGGATTCCCTGGAAGCCCAcaattccttcttttctctgtgtgtttctcCAGAGCAATTCCCTGGAAGCACACAATTCCAAAGAGACTCCCTGGAAGCACATAATTCCACAGGGATTCCATGGAAACACACAGTTCCCGCTTTCCTGTGGGTGTTTGTCCAAGGGGATTCCATGGAAACAcacaattcctgcttttctctgtgtgtttctcCAAAGCAATTCCCTGGAAGCACACAATTCCAAGGAGATTCCCTGGAA ACACAATTCCCGCTTTCCTGTGGGTGTTTGTCCAAAGGAATTCACTGGAAGCACACAATTCCAGAGGGATTCCATGGAAGCACACAATTCCAGAGGGATTCCCTGGAAGCACACAATCCCCTGTTCAGATTCAACCTTGTTCCTCCCCCCCGCAGTGCCGGGCTGTTCCCTGGCCTCCAGAAATCCCACAAAAACGTGGAATTCCGTCCTGCCGGAGCTTTATCTCCCTTTGATCCCGATCAAAGCCCAGCTCCCAAAGGAGTTTTGCTccaggggtgggaggggagcCTCCTGCTCCGGCGTCCTGCTCCGGGCCAGGCTGCTCTTCCCGGGGAAACTGAGGCTGGAATGGGGCAAACCTGAACTTCTTCCCCCTGGAATTCCCAGCCTGCCCCAAACTGAGGCTGGAATGGGGCAAACCTGA
- the LOC125336973 gene encoding protein-arginine deiminase type-2-like produces the protein MAGEMPRGERTLRLQHGSRIEALCVLGGHVRADVFGAAPAGAVAFGVKHTEGVSVDVLFRGRAEPEAVPGAGTRWPLDEGTVLRFSMSRASSEVNDNKVTVSFFAEGGKPINQAGVFLTGVGISLDVDADQDGVVEKNSPNKASWAWGPEGHGAILLVSCDKEFPFIPPSDCGHEQVFNREDLLDMAQMVLRTEGPQRLPRGYEIVLSISANDADKVGVFHVQNPFFGQRYVQVLGRRKLFHAVPYPGGAAELNFFVEGLRFPDETFSGLVSIHVSLLEPLAEGIPHSPIFTDTVVFRVAPWIMTPSTLAPVNLFVCSMKDNYLFTKEIQTLAAKAGCKLKVCFGYINRGDRWMQDEIELGYTHAPHKSFPVVLDSPRERGMEQLPIKELLGPDFGYVHKEPLFEATASLDSFGNVEVSPPVSVAGKEYPLGRILIGSSFPASAGRRMTGLVRDFLYAQRVQAPVELYSDWLAVGNVNEFVTFVPTSDKKRFRMLLASPAACYRLFREKQKEGQGQATMFKGYSGTDTKRVTINKVLSNDVLTQQNQYVQRCIDWNRDILKKELGLLEEDIIDLPALFKLDKHGKAVPYFPNTVTMIVLAKDLGIPKPFGPVAGGECCLERRIRALLEPLGLCCRFLEDVASYHGSLGEVRCGTNVQRRPFAFKWWHCTP, from the exons ATGGCCGGGGAGATGCCGCGGGGGGAGCGCACGCTGCGGCTGCAGCACGGCAGCCGCATCGAGGCCCTGTGCGTGCTGGGCGGCCACGTCCGCGCCGACGTCTTCGG GGCGGCCCCCGCCGGGGCCGTGGCCTTTGGCGTGAAGCACACCGAGGGGGTCAGCGTGGACGTGCTGTTCCGGGGCCGCGCCGAGCCCGAGGCCGTGCCCGGCGCTGGCACGCGGTGGCCGCTGGACGAGGGGACGGTGCTGAGGTTCAGCATGAGCCGGGCCAGCTCCGAGGTCAACGACAACAAG GTCACTGTCAGCTTCTTCGCAGAGGGAGGGAAGCCCATCAACCAAGCCGGGGTGTTCCTCACCGGCGTCG GGATCTCCCTGGATGTGGACGCGGATCAGGACGGAGTGGTGGAGAAGAACAGCCCCAACAAG GCGAGCTGGGCCTGGGGACCGGAGGGCCACGGAGCCATCCTGCTGGTCAGCTGTGACAAGGAGTTCCCCTTCATCCCACCCTCGGACTGCGGCCACGAGCAGGTGTTCAACAGAGAAG ATCTGCTGGACATGGCTCAGATGGTGCTGAGGACCGAGGGGCCCCAGCGCTTGCCCCGGGGCTACGAAATCGTCCTCTCCATCTCTGCCAACGACGCCGACAAAGTTGGGGTGTTCCATGTGCAGA ATCCCTTCTTTGGGCAGCGCTACGTGCAGGTGCTGGGCCGCAGGAAGCTGTTCCACGCCGTGCCCTACCCCGGCGGGGCCGCCGAGCTCAACTTCTTCGTGGAGGGGCTCCGCTTTCCCGACGAAACCTTCTCGGGGCTGGTGTCCATCCACGTCAGCCTCCTGGAGCCGCTGGCTGAG GGCATCCCGCACTCCCCGATCTTCACGGACACCGTGGTGTTCCGGGTGGCACCGTGGATCATGACCCCCAGCACGCTGGCCCCGGTGAACCTCTTCGTGTGCAG CATGAAGGACAACTACCTGTTCACCAAGGAGATCCAGACGCTGGCGGCCAAGGCCGGCTGCAAGCTGAAGGTTTGCTTCGGCTACATCAACCGCGGGGACCGCTGGATGCAG GACGAGATCGAGCTTGGCTACACCCACGCTCCCCACAAGAGCTTCCCAGTGGTGCTGGATTCCCCTCGggagagagggatggagcaACTCCCCatcaaggagctgctg GGCCCCGATTTCGGCTACGTGCACAAGGAGCCCCTCTTTGAAGCCACGgccagcctggactccttcggGAACGTGGAGGTCAGCCCGCCCGTGTCCGTGGCCGGGAAGGAGTATCCCTTGGGAAGGATCCTCATCGGCAGCAGCTTCCCTGC GTCCGCCGGCCGGAGGATGACCGGGCTGGTGCGGGATTTCCTCTACGCCCAGCGCGTCCAGGCTCCCGTGGAGCTCTACTCCGACTGGCTGGCCGTGGGCAACGTCAACGAATTCGTCACCTTTGTCCCCACCTCCGACAAAAAG CGATTCCGGATGCTGCTGGCCAGTCCCGCCGCCTGCTACCGGCTGTTCCgggagaagcagaaggaaggCCAGGGACAAGCCACCATGTTCAAAG GGTACTCGGGGACAGACACGAAACGCGTCACCATCAACAAGGTCCTTTCCAACGACGTCCTGACGCAGCAGAACCAGTACGTGCAG CGCTGCATCGACTGGAACAGGGATATCCTCAagaaggagctggggctgctggaggaggacaTCATCGACCTGCCGGCCCTCTTCAAGCTGGACAAGCATGGAAAAGCTGTGCCCTACTTCCCCAACACG GTCACCATGATCGTCCTGGCCAAGGACCTGGGCATCCCCAAGCCCTTCGGCCCCGTGGCGGGCGGCGAGTGCTGCCTGGAGCGGCGGATCCGGGCGCTGCTGGAGccgctggggctgtgctgccgcTTCCTGGAGGACGTGGCCTCGTACCACGGCAGCCTGGGCGAGGTTCGCTGCGGCACCAACGTCCAGCGCCGACCCTTCGCCTTCAAGTGGTGGCACTGCACGCCATAG
- the LOC125336977 gene encoding uncharacterized protein LOC125336977, which translates to MGASAAVEIRQGGTGTVLRTSRNSSRNLFLGPSAEARDGSRKRALSGGLGLWLLPNPVWGCSQTSLSLTFPGKKLLIHGSRWAAELWERIPGWNESDLMRWVCRQGEFQGSWCPEMFWRGWKWEAALPRQPFPLESAQQGQEFHTERCSHRLILSQPKLPELEFVDLNTFPGTRQIFQAGLVPSCPFSATQREQPPDPTFLLQARAPGFAALLPSPAGWKILGSLSAVGGITLWQCQGAGTSSEVSLNPFVGLFLCSWCLSSHLWQCGLCPGKGHEGKELLPRGSGAAFLAFRGDLGHFVPLL; encoded by the coding sequence ATGGGAGCGAGTGCTGCTGTGGAAATCAGACAGGGTGGAACTGGGACAGTGCTCAGGACTTCgaggaacagctccaggaatcTTTTCCTCGGCCCTTCGGCTGAGGCCAGGGATGGATCGAGGAAAAGGGCACTCAgtggtggtttggggttgtGGCTGCTCCCAAATCCGGTCTGGGGCTGCTCTCAGACTTCCCTGTCCCTGACTTTCCCTGGGAAAAAACTCCTGATTCACGGGTCACGCTgggctgctgagctgtgggaaCGCATTCCTGGGTGGAATGAGTCTGATTTAATGAGGTGGGTTTGCAGGCAGGGGGAATTTCAGGGCAGCTGGTGCCCGGAGATGTTTTGGCGGGGATGGAAATGGGAAGCAGCACTCCCGAGGCAGCCGTTCCCTCTGGAATCTGCACAGCAGGGGCAGGAATTCCACACAGAGCGCTGCTCCCACCGCCTGATACTCAGCCAGCCAAAACTTCCCGAGCTGGAATTCGTTGACCTGAATACTTTTCCTGGGACAAGACAGATTTTTCAAGCTGGGCTGGTTCCATCCTGCCCCTTCTCTGCCACGCAGCGAGAGCAGCCCCCCGatcccacattcctgctgcaggcacGTGCTCCGGGGTTTGCAGCCCtgcttccctctccagctggctGGAAAATACTTGGGAGCCTTTCTGCAGTGGGAGGAATAACCttgtggcagtgccagggagcCGGGACATCATCAGAGGTGTCACTTAATCCGTTTGTTGGGCTATTTTTGTGCTCCTGGTGTCTCTCCTCTCACCTTTGGCAGTGCGGTTTGTGCCCTGGGAAGGGGCACGAGGGAAAGGAGCTCCTGCCTCGGGGATCTGGGGCTGCATTCCTGGCTTTCAGGGGcgatttggggcattttgttCCCCTTCTGTGA
- the LOC125336976 gene encoding uncharacterized protein LOC125336976 isoform X4: MGLFPASLLGVEGALLPSRALFHSPDGLPEPRDNGKGRWEWAPGVGSTAGWRLWVFLQRDSLEAGSSKGIPWKHTVPKGFHGNTSFLLSCGCLSKGIPWKPTIPSFLCVFLQSNSLEAHNSKETPWKHIIPQGFHGNTQFPLSCGCLSKGIPWKHTIPAFLCVFLQSNSLEAHNSKEIPWKHNSRFPVGVCPKEFTGSTQFQRDSMEAHNSRGIPWKHTIPCSDSTLFLPPAVPGCSLASRNPTKTWNSVLPELYLPLIPIKAQLPKEFCSRGGRGASCSGVLLRARLLFPGKLRLEWGKPELPPGIPSLPQTEAGMGQT, from the exons ATGGGGCTCTTCCCAGCCTCGCTGTTGGGAGTTGAGGGAGCTTTGCTTCCCTCCCGGGCTCTTTTCCACAGCCCTGATGGGCTCCCGGAGCCGCGGGATAACGGGAAGGGACGTTGGGAGTGGGCCCCAGGTGTGGGGAGCACTGCAGGCTGGCGTTTGTGGGTGTTTCTGCAGAGGGATTCCCTGGAAGCAGGCAGTTCCAAAGGGATTCCATGGAAACAC ACAGTTCCAAAGGGATTCCATGGAAACACGTcattcctgctttcctgtgggTGTTTGTCCAAAGGGATTCCCTGGAAGCCCAcaattccttcttttctctgtgtgtttctcCAGAGCAATTCCCTGGAAGCACACAATTCCAAAGAGACTCCCTGGAAGCACATAATTCCACAGGGATTCCATGGAAACACACAGTTCCCGCTTTCCTGTGGGTGTTTGTCCAAGGGGATTCCATGGAAACAcacaattcctgcttttctctgtgtgtttctcCAAAGCAATTCCCTGGAAGCACACAATTCCAAGGAGATTCCCTGGAA ACACAATTCCCGCTTTCCTGTGGGTGTTTGTCCAAAGGAATTCACTGGAAGCACACAATTCCAGAGGGATTCCATGGAAGCACACAATTCCAGAGGGATTCCCTGGAAGCACACAATCCCCTGTTCAGATTCAACCTTGTTCCTCCCCCCCGCAGTGCCGGGCTGTTCCCTGGCCTCCAGAAATCCCACAAAAACGTGGAATTCCGTCCTGCCGGAGCTTTATCTCCCTTTGATCCCGATCAAAGCCCAGCTCCCAAAGGAGTTTTGCTccaggggtgggaggggagcCTCCTGCTCCGGCGTCCTGCTCCGGGCCAGGCTGCTCTTCCCGGGGAAACTGAG GCTGGAATGGGGCAAACCTGAACTTCCCCCTGGAATTCCCAGCTTGCCCCAAACTGAGGCTGGAATGGGGCAAACCTGA
- the LOC125336976 gene encoding uncharacterized protein LOC125336976 isoform X2: MGLFPASLLGVEGALLPSRALFHSPDGLPEPRDNGKGRWEWAPGVGSTAGWRLWVFLQRDSLEAGSSKGIPWKHTVPKGFHGNTSFLLSCGCLSKGIPWKPTIPSFLCVFLQSNSLEAHNSKETPWKHIIPQGFHGNTQFPLSCGCLSKGIPWKHTIPAFLCVFLQSNSLEAHNSKEIPWKHNSRFPVGVCPKEFTGSTQFQRDSMEAHNSRGIPWKHTIPCSDSTLFLPPAVPGCSLASRNPTKTWNSVLPELYLPLIPIKAQLPKEFCSRGGRGASCSGVLLRARLLFPGKLRLEWGKPELLPPGIPSLPQTEAGMGQT; encoded by the exons ATGGGGCTCTTCCCAGCCTCGCTGTTGGGAGTTGAGGGAGCTTTGCTTCCCTCCCGGGCTCTTTTCCACAGCCCTGATGGGCTCCCGGAGCCGCGGGATAACGGGAAGGGACGTTGGGAGTGGGCCCCAGGTGTGGGGAGCACTGCAGGCTGGCGTTTGTGGGTGTTTCTGCAGAGGGATTCCCTGGAAGCAGGCAGTTCCAAAGGGATTCCATGGAAACAC ACAGTTCCAAAGGGATTCCATGGAAACACGTcattcctgctttcctgtgggTGTTTGTCCAAAGGGATTCCCTGGAAGCCCAcaattccttcttttctctgtgtgtttctcCAGAGCAATTCCCTGGAAGCACACAATTCCAAAGAGACTCCCTGGAAGCACATAATTCCACAGGGATTCCATGGAAACACACAGTTCCCGCTTTCCTGTGGGTGTTTGTCCAAGGGGATTCCATGGAAACAcacaattcctgcttttctctgtgtgtttctcCAAAGCAATTCCCTGGAAGCACACAATTCCAAGGAGATTCCCTGGAA ACACAATTCCCGCTTTCCTGTGGGTGTTTGTCCAAAGGAATTCACTGGAAGCACACAATTCCAGAGGGATTCCATGGAAGCACACAATTCCAGAGGGATTCCCTGGAAGCACACAATCCCCTGTTCAGATTCAACCTTGTTCCTCCCCCCCGCAGTGCCGGGCTGTTCCCTGGCCTCCAGAAATCCCACAAAAACGTGGAATTCCGTCCTGCCGGAGCTTTATCTCCCTTTGATCCCGATCAAAGCCCAGCTCCCAAAGGAGTTTTGCTccaggggtgggaggggagcCTCCTGCTCCGGCGTCCTGCTCCGGGCCAGGCTGCTCTTCCCGGGGAAACTGAG GCTGGAATGGGGCAAACCTGAACTTCTTCCCCCTGGAATTCCCAGCCTGCCCCAAACTGAGGCTGGAATGGGGCAAACCTGA
- the LOC125336976 gene encoding uncharacterized protein LOC125336976 isoform X6, protein MGLFPASLLGVEGALLPSRALFHSPDGLPEPRDNGKGRWEWAPGVGSTAGWRLWVFLQRDSLEAGSSKGIPWKHTVPKGFHGNTSFLLSCGCLSKGIPWKPTIPSFLCVFLQSNSLEAHNSKETPWKHIIPQGFHGNTQFPLSCGCLSKGIPWKHTIPAFLCVFLQSNSLEAHNSKEIPWKHIIPQGFHGSTQFPLSCGCLSKGIHWKHTIPEGFHGSTQFQRDSLEAHNPLFRFNLVPPPRSAGLFPGLQKSHKNVEFRPAGALSPFDPDQSPAPKGVLLQGWEGSLLLRRPAPGQAALPGETEAGMGQT, encoded by the exons ATGGGGCTCTTCCCAGCCTCGCTGTTGGGAGTTGAGGGAGCTTTGCTTCCCTCCCGGGCTCTTTTCCACAGCCCTGATGGGCTCCCGGAGCCGCGGGATAACGGGAAGGGACGTTGGGAGTGGGCCCCAGGTGTGGGGAGCACTGCAGGCTGGCGTTTGTGGGTGTTTCTGCAGAGGGATTCCCTGGAAGCAGGCAGTTCCAAAGGGATTCCATGGAAACAC ACAGTTCCAAAGGGATTCCATGGAAACACGTcattcctgctttcctgtgggTGTTTGTCCAAAGGGATTCCCTGGAAGCCCAcaattccttcttttctctgtgtgtttctcCAGAGCAATTCCCTGGAAGCACACAATTCCAAAGAGACTCCCTGGAAGCACATAATTCCACAGGGATTCCATGGAAACACACAGTTCCCGCTTTCCTGTGGGTGTTTGTCCAAGGGGATTCCATGGAAACAcacaattcctgcttttctctgtgtgtttctcCAAAGCAATTCCCTGGAAGCACACAATTCCAAGGAGATTCCCTGGAAGCACATAATTCCTCAGGGATTCCATGGAAGCACACAATTCCCGCTTTCCTGTGGGTGTTTGTCCAAAGGAATTCACTGGAAGCACACAATTCCAGAGGGATTCCATGGAAGCACACAATTCCAGAGGGATTCCCTGGAAGCACACAATCCCCTGTTCAGATTCAACCTTGTTCCTCCCCCCCGCAGTGCCGGGCTGTTCCCTGGCCTCCAGAAATCCCACAAAAACGTGGAATTCCGTCCTGCCGGAGCTTTATCTCCCTTTGATCCCGATCAAAGCCCAGCTCCCAAAGGAGTTTTGCTccaggggtgggaggggagcCTCCTGCTCCGGCGTCCTGCTCCGGGCCAGGCTGCTCTTCCCGGGGAAACTGAG GCTGGAATGGGGCAAACCTGA
- the LOC125336976 gene encoding uncharacterized protein LOC125336976 isoform X3: MGLFPASLLGVEGALLPSRALFHSPDGLPEPRDNGKGRWEWAPGVGSTAGWRLWVFLQRDSLEAGSSKGIPWKHTVPKGFHGNTSFLLSCGCLSKGIPWKPTIPSFLCVFLQSNSLEAHNSKETPWKHIIPQGFHGNTQFPLSCGCLSKGIPWKHTIPAFLCVFLQSNSLEAHNSKEIPWKHNSRFPVGVCPKEFTGSTQFQRDSMEAHNSRGIPWKHTIPCSDSTLFLPPAVPGCSLASRNPTKTWNSVLPELYLPLIPIKAQLPKEFCSRGGRGASCSGVLLRARLLFPGKLRLEWGKPELLPPGIPSLPQTEAGMGQT; encoded by the exons ATGGGGCTCTTCCCAGCCTCGCTGTTGGGAGTTGAGGGAGCTTTGCTTCCCTCCCGGGCTCTTTTCCACAGCCCTGATGGGCTCCCGGAGCCGCGGGATAACGGGAAGGGACGTTGGGAGTGGGCCCCAGGTGTGGGGAGCACTGCAGGCTGGCGTTTGTGGGTGTTTCTGCAGAGGGATTCCCTGGAAGCAGGCAGTTCCAAAGGGATTCCATGGAAACAC ACAGTTCCAAAGGGATTCCATGGAAACACGTcattcctgctttcctgtgggTGTTTGTCCAAAGGGATTCCCTGGAAGCCCAcaattccttcttttctctgtgtgtttctcCAGAGCAATTCCCTGGAAGCACACAATTCCAAAGAGACTCCCTGGAAGCACATAATTCCACAGGGATTCCATGGAAACACACAGTTCCCGCTTTCCTGTGGGTGTTTGTCCAAGGGGATTCCATGGAAACAcacaattcctgcttttctctgtgtgtttctcCAAAGCAATTCCCTGGAAGCACACAATTCCAAGGAGATTCCCTGGAA ACACAATTCCCGCTTTCCTGTGGGTGTTTGTCCAAAGGAATTCACTGGAAGCACACAATTCCAGAGGGATTCCATGGAAGCACACAATTCCAGAGGGATTCCCTGGAAGCACACAATCCCCTGTTCAGATTCAACCTTGTTCCTCCCCCCCGCAGTGCCGGGCTGTTCCCTGGCCTCCAGAAATCCCACAAAAACGTGGAATTCCGTCCTGCCGGAGCTTTATCTCCCTTTGATCCCGATCAAAGCCCAGCTCCCAAAGGAGTTTTGCTccaggggtgggaggggagcCTCCTGCTCCGGCGTCCTGCTCCGGGCCAGGCTGCTCTTCCCGGGGAAACTGAG GCTGGAATGGGGCAAACCTGAACTTCTTCCCCCTGGAATTCCCAGCCTGCCCCAAACTGAG GCTGGAATGGGGCAAACCTGA
- the SDHB gene encoding succinate dehydrogenase [ubiquinone] iron-sulfur subunit, mitochondrial, with amino-acid sequence MAAAAVGVSLRRGVPARLLRAGPRAVLRGAQTAAAAPRLKKFAIYRWDPDKPGDKPRMQTYEVDLNKCGPMVLDALIKIKNEMDSTLTFRRSCREGICGSCAMNIAGGNTLACIKKIDSDLNKVTKIYPLPHMYVVKDLVPDLSNFYAQYKSIEPYLKKKDESKEGKEQYLQSIEDRQKLDGLYECILCACCSTSCPSYWWNGDKYLGPAVLMQAYRWMIDSRDDYTEERLAQLQDPFSLYRCHTIMNCTRTCPKGLNPGKAIAEIKKMMATYKQKAAAV; translated from the exons atggcggcggccgCGGTCGGAGTCTCCTTGAGGCGCGGAGTCCCCGCGCGGCTCctgcgggccgggccgcgggcg gTGCTCCGGGGAGCGCagacggcggcggcggcgccgcggcTGAAGAAATTCGCCATCTACAGATGGGACCCCGACAAGCCCGGGGACAAGCCCCGCATGCAGACCTACGAGGTGGATCTCAACAA GTGTGGGCCCATGGTGCTCGATGCCCTGATCAAGATCAAGAACGAGATGGACTCCACGCTGACCTTCCGCAGGTCCTGCAGGGAGG gaatTTGCGGCTCCTGTGCCATGAACATCGCTGGGGGCAACACCCTGGCCTGCATCAAAAAAATCGACAGTGACCTCAACAAAGTCACCAAAATCTACCCTCTGCCCCACATGTACGTGGTGAAGGACCTGGTTCCG GACCTGAGTAACTTCTACGCCCAGTACAAATCCATCGAGCCCTACCTGAAGAAGAAGGACGAGTCCAAGGAGGGCAAGGAGCAGTACCTGCAGTCCATAGAGGACCGTCAGAAACTg gaCGGGCTCTACGAGTGCATCCTGTGCgcctgctgcagcaccagctgtcCCAGCTACTGGTGGAACGGGGACAAGTACCTGGGCCCCGCCGTGCTCATGCAG GCCTACCGCTGGATGATCGACTCGCGGGATGACTACACGGAGGAGCGGCTGGCCCAGCTGCAGGACCCCTTCTCGCTGTACCGCTGCCACACCATCATGAACTGCACCCGCACCTGCCCCAAG GGTTTGAACCCCGGCAAAGCCATCGCCGAGATCAAGAAGATGATGGCCACCTACAAGCAGAAGGCAGCGGCTGTGTAA
- the LOC125336976 gene encoding uncharacterized protein LOC125336976 isoform X8, whose amino-acid sequence MGSRSRGITGRDVGSGPQVWGALQAGVCGCFCRGIPWKQAVPKGFHGNTSFLLSCGCLSKGIPWKHTIPAFLWVFVQGGSMETHSSKGIPWKHVIPAFLWVFVQRDSLEAHNSFFSLCVSPEQFPGSTQFQRDSLEAHNSTGIPWKHTVPAFLWVFVQGDSMETHNSCFSLCVSPKQFPGSTQFQGDSLETQFPLSCGCLSKGIHWKHTIPEGFHGSTQFQRDSLEAHNPLFRFNLVPPPRSAGLFPGLQKSHKNVEFRPAGALSPFDPDQSPAPKGVLLQGWEGSLLLRRPAPGQAALPGETEAGMGQT is encoded by the exons ATGGGCTCCCGGAGCCGCGGGATAACGGGAAGGGACGTTGGGAGTGGGCCCCAGGTGTGGGGAGCACTGCAGGCTGGCGTTTGTGGGTGTTTCTGCAGAGGGATTCCCTGGAAGCAGGCAGTTCCAAAGGGATTCCATGGAAACACATcattcctgctttcctgtgggTGTTTGTCCAAAGGGATTCCCTGGAAGCACACAATTCCCGCTTTCCTGTGGGTGTTTGTCCAAGGGGGTTCCATGGAAACACACAGTTCCAAAGGGATTCCATGGAAACACGTcattcctgctttcctgtgggTGTTTGTCCAAAGGGATTCCCTGGAAGCCCAcaattccttcttttctctgtgtgtttctcCAGAGCAATTCCCTGGAAGCACACAATTCCAAAGAGACTCCCTGGAAGCACATAATTCCACAGGGATTCCATGGAAACACACAGTTCCCGCTTTCCTGTGGGTGTTTGTCCAAGGGGATTCCATGGAAACAcacaattcctgcttttctctgtgtgtttctcCAAAGCAATTCCCTGGAAGCACACAATTCCAAGGAGATTCCCTGGAA ACACAATTCCCGCTTTCCTGTGGGTGTTTGTCCAAAGGAATTCACTGGAAGCACACAATTCCAGAGGGATTCCATGGAAGCACACAATTCCAGAGGGATTCCCTGGAAGCACACAATCCCCTGTTCAGATTCAACCTTGTTCCTCCCCCCCGCAGTGCCGGGCTGTTCCCTGGCCTCCAGAAATCCCACAAAAACGTGGAATTCCGTCCTGCCGGAGCTTTATCTCCCTTTGATCCCGATCAAAGCCCAGCTCCCAAAGGAGTTTTGCTccaggggtgggaggggagcCTCCTGCTCCGGCGTCCTGCTCCGGGCCAGGCTGCTCTTCCCGGGGAAACTGAGGCTGGAATGGGGCAAACCTGA
- the LOC125336976 gene encoding uncharacterized protein LOC125336976 isoform X5: MGLFPASLLGVEGALLPSRALFHSPDGLPEPRDNGKGRWEWAPGVGSTAGWRLWVFLQRDSLEAGSSKGIPWKHTVPKGFHGNTSFLLSCGCLSKGIPWKPTIPSFLCVFLQSNSLEAHNSKETPWKHIIPQGFHGNTQFPLSCGCLSKGIPWKHTIPAFLCVFLQSNSLEAHNSKEIPWKHIIPQGFHGSTQFPLSCGCLSKGIHWKHTIPEGFHGSTQFQRDSLEAHNPLFRFNLVPPPRSAGLFPGLQKSHKNVEFRPAGALSPFDPDQSPAPKGVLLQGWEGSLLLRRPAPGQAALPGETEAGMGQT; encoded by the exons ATGGGGCTCTTCCCAGCCTCGCTGTTGGGAGTTGAGGGAGCTTTGCTTCCCTCCCGGGCTCTTTTCCACAGCCCTGATGGGCTCCCGGAGCCGCGGGATAACGGGAAGGGACGTTGGGAGTGGGCCCCAGGTGTGGGGAGCACTGCAGGCTGGCGTTTGTGGGTGTTTCTGCAGAGGGATTCCCTGGAAGCAGGCAGTTCCAAAGGGATTCCATGGAAACAC ACAGTTCCAAAGGGATTCCATGGAAACACGTcattcctgctttcctgtgggTGTTTGTCCAAAGGGATTCCCTGGAAGCCCAcaattccttcttttctctgtgtgtttctcCAGAGCAATTCCCTGGAAGCACACAATTCCAAAGAGACTCCCTGGAAGCACATAATTCCACAGGGATTCCATGGAAACACACAGTTCCCGCTTTCCTGTGGGTGTTTGTCCAAGGGGATTCCATGGAAACAcacaattcctgcttttctctgtgtgtttctcCAAAGCAATTCCCTGGAAGCACACAATTCCAAGGAGATTCCCTGGAAGCACATAATTCCTCAGGGATTCCATGGAAGCACACAATTCCCGCTTTCCTGTGGGTGTTTGTCCAAAGGAATTCACTGGAAGCACACAATTCCAGAGGGATTCCATGGAAGCACACAATTCCAGAGGGATTCCCTGGAAGCACACAATCCCCTGTTCAGATTCAACCTTGTTCCTCCCCCCCGCAGTGCCGGGCTGTTCCCTGGCCTCCAGAAATCCCACAAAAACGTGGAATTCCGTCCTGCCGGAGCTTTATCTCCCTTTGATCCCGATCAAAGCCCAGCTCCCAAAGGAGTTTTGCTccaggggtgggaggggagcCTCCTGCTCCGGCGTCCTGCTCCGGGCCAGGCTGCTCTTCCCGGGGAAACTGAGGCTGGAATGGGGCAAACCTGA